In Wenyingzhuangia fucanilytica, the following are encoded in one genomic region:
- a CDS encoding S49 family peptidase yields MSENKNLLAFTEWKWAVSPEAFLAFKPYFNFLINGSAAVSDIHQKIEARYVRSVIDGSGNERGYSAEEPVADAIGVVRITGPIIKYGNWYMWGADELVAMLHAFDKDPNIRAIVIVIDSGGGMVSAAAPFKDFYAQKTKPVITIGDTCASLAVWLRCGADYNFADNDISAQFGSIGIVANFMSFKKYYEELGIKEHVIYSTHSEDKNKGFDMAMEGKYDLIKEEHLDPLALKFRAHVTASLPNLKTDTPGLLTGKMFYADDSLDIGLVHEIGNLNQAINKAHDLADQYEAKQIQNRFNN; encoded by the coding sequence ATGTCAGAAAATAAAAACTTATTAGCCTTTACAGAGTGGAAATGGGCGGTTTCTCCAGAAGCCTTTTTGGCCTTTAAACCCTATTTCAATTTTTTAATTAATGGAAGTGCAGCTGTTTCAGATATCCATCAGAAAATAGAAGCTCGTTATGTTAGATCTGTTATAGATGGTTCTGGAAACGAACGTGGTTATTCTGCAGAAGAACCTGTGGCCGATGCTATTGGAGTAGTAAGAATTACAGGACCTATTATTAAATATGGAAACTGGTATATGTGGGGAGCAGATGAATTGGTGGCCATGCTACACGCTTTTGATAAAGACCCTAACATTAGAGCTATTGTAATTGTAATAGATTCTGGAGGAGGAATGGTTAGTGCTGCAGCACCTTTTAAAGACTTTTATGCACAAAAAACCAAACCTGTAATTACTATTGGAGATACTTGTGCCTCTTTAGCTGTTTGGTTGCGTTGTGGTGCCGATTACAATTTTGCGGACAATGATATTTCTGCACAATTTGGAAGCATTGGTATTGTAGCCAATTTTATGTCTTTTAAAAAATACTACGAAGAATTAGGTATTAAAGAACATGTTATTTACTCCACCCATTCCGAAGACAAAAACAAAGGTTTTGATATGGCTATGGAAGGTAAGTATGATTTAATTAAGGAAGAACACTTAGATCCGTTGGCTTTAAAATTTAGAGCACACGTAACAGCAAGTTTACCAAACCTAAAAACAGACACTCCAGGTTTATTAACAGGTAAAATGTTTTATGCAGATGATTCTTTAGATATAGGATTGGTACACGAAATAGGAAACTTAAACCAAGCCATTAATAAAGCACATGATTTAGCAGACCAATACGAAGCCAAACAAATACAGAACCGATTTAATAACTAA
- a CDS encoding FimV family protein: MNKKKILAFVNRVLGTNFAEGDQVNPTDAQMQQLDAAFPEASGTAKQVIAFLNAKENENDNITAEIVSFLAENQPTPTATTAEGAEGEGEPTGAAPATAENQLTTAEAIQQLMAGYKTLAERNTELEAENKLLGEEPEVDTPVATVTKPNTQAMALPKHTTTALFGSKSPFMAIADKPWNSNAAAVAKDGMEAFKATNWDSSLNVEKLNEDFGAYARKYLPKIIDFFKDGLDLPSNWDVISGVSDELAYTALLNGEITQGNSSGFKAKNKSKFVAIKGKVFDIKIDMEWSGAELKKLEKTWIANSILDNNGSDPYKMSFVAMLAMKLLEKARSEDKLRFIKGVYFDNDLLAKPGASINGMNGLFKVIQQNMGVHFLPFDLPEITSANIYDVYEQAALLIPENRRNDLLQWNHSKLMQKWYKAAYRVKHGLENDFDGEVDHIDGYPNMRFVVVPQYEGTTFFNVTTWDNIKMLMDEPGEENMLTFEKAKRNVCAFTDYKLGAHVEIFGAKLNDSDPLDYNNQLFWCNNPKGLLDKVSIPQAANVATVDVKNHNIVVIGDENTAATNITALENATVGTVYVLKGNTTTNQSTVKNGANLVLGSDCVLTPTTELHLIAQDGGKFIEVDRKDLSASTTIVTLAADATTADANNGDEFKTSANTGATAITDIENAIAGEYYTIRGGSDTNSTTIANSGKFSLTATMTLANNTFIEVYYTGSKFVEVKRG, translated from the coding sequence ATGAACAAAAAGAAAATCTTAGCCTTTGTAAACAGAGTTTTGGGAACAAACTTTGCCGAAGGTGACCAAGTAAACCCTACGGATGCACAAATGCAACAACTAGATGCTGCTTTTCCTGAAGCTTCAGGAACTGCCAAACAAGTAATTGCGTTTTTAAATGCTAAAGAAAATGAAAACGATAACATTACTGCAGAAATCGTTTCTTTTTTAGCAGAAAACCAACCTACACCTACAGCAACTACAGCAGAAGGAGCTGAAGGAGAAGGAGAACCAACAGGAGCTGCTCCTGCTACAGCAGAAAACCAATTAACCACAGCAGAAGCAATTCAGCAACTAATGGCAGGGTATAAAACTTTAGCAGAAAGAAATACCGAATTAGAAGCAGAAAACAAATTGTTAGGAGAAGAACCAGAAGTAGACACTCCTGTTGCTACTGTAACAAAACCCAATACCCAAGCAATGGCTTTACCAAAACACACCACTACTGCCTTATTTGGTAGTAAATCTCCATTTATGGCTATTGCCGATAAACCATGGAATAGTAACGCAGCAGCAGTTGCTAAAGACGGAATGGAAGCTTTTAAAGCAACCAACTGGGATTCTAGTTTAAACGTAGAAAAGTTAAACGAAGATTTTGGTGCGTATGCTAGAAAGTATTTACCAAAAATTATTGACTTTTTCAAAGATGGTTTAGACTTACCTTCAAACTGGGATGTTATTTCTGGAGTATCTGATGAACTTGCATACACTGCTTTGTTAAATGGAGAAATCACACAAGGGAATTCTAGTGGTTTTAAAGCCAAAAACAAATCAAAATTTGTTGCCATTAAAGGGAAAGTATTCGATATCAAAATTGATATGGAATGGTCAGGTGCAGAACTTAAAAAGTTAGAAAAAACTTGGATTGCAAATTCAATTTTAGACAACAACGGTTCAGACCCTTACAAAATGAGTTTTGTTGCTATGTTGGCAATGAAATTATTAGAAAAAGCACGTTCTGAAGATAAACTAAGATTTATCAAAGGTGTTTATTTTGATAATGATTTGTTAGCTAAACCAGGTGCTTCTATTAATGGTATGAATGGATTATTTAAAGTGATTCAACAAAACATGGGTGTTCACTTCTTACCATTTGATTTGCCAGAAATTACTTCTGCAAATATTTATGATGTGTATGAGCAAGCTGCATTGTTAATTCCAGAAAACAGAAGAAACGACTTATTGCAATGGAACCACTCTAAATTAATGCAAAAATGGTACAAAGCAGCTTACAGAGTTAAGCATGGTTTAGAAAATGATTTTGATGGAGAAGTAGACCATATTGATGGATATCCAAACATGAGGTTTGTAGTAGTTCCTCAATACGAAGGAACAACATTCTTTAATGTTACCACTTGGGATAACATTAAAATGTTAATGGATGAACCAGGAGAAGAAAACATGTTAACTTTTGAAAAAGCTAAACGTAACGTTTGTGCTTTTACAGACTACAAGTTAGGAGCACATGTTGAAATTTTTGGAGCTAAATTAAACGATAGTGATCCATTAGATTACAATAACCAATTATTCTGGTGTAACAACCCTAAAGGATTGTTAGATAAAGTATCTATTCCACAAGCTGCCAATGTAGCAACAGTAGATGTTAAAAATCATAACATAGTGGTTATTGGTGATGAAAACACAGCTGCAACAAACATTACAGCATTAGAAAATGCTACAGTAGGAACAGTGTATGTGTTAAAAGGAAACACTACAACTAACCAAAGTACTGTTAAAAACGGTGCAAACTTAGTGTTAGGTTCAGACTGTGTGTTAACACCAACTACTGAATTGCATTTAATTGCACAAGATGGAGGTAAGTTTATTGAAGTAGATAGAAAAGATTTATCTGCCTCTACAACAATTGTAACCTTAGCTGCAGATGCTACTACTGCAGATGCAAATAACGGTGATGAGTTTAAAACATCTGCAAATACAGGAGCAACTGCTATTACAGATATTGAAAACGCAATTGCAGGAGAATACTACACTATTAGAGGTGGTTCAGATACCAATTCTACAACCATTGCCAATAGTGGTAAATTTAGTTTAACAGCTACCATGACTTTAGCTAATAATACATTTATTGAAGTGTATTACACAGGTTCTAAGTTTGTAGAAGTAAAACGAGGATAG